A genomic stretch from Sulfuricurvum sp. includes:
- a CDS encoding DUF1566 domain-containing protein produces the protein MNFKYFLFSIIATSLFAQSTPTLYSLLGDKLYDANSKFETFAEDKTLEPKITLYTSKSESVLQQGLYMEAKETITLEEKDAYLKSLRSLEKEYVEIIRLLQVMVLKSIHNNDYNTFTHLAKSDLSDIWLSYSITDEAKIFYENNQAKERLPLLEKWIYPQLTPNKVEAAKIDDITGLYIAKDSPQPTIMWQDNNDTISIKKNYNNAINYCKELTLNGYNDWNLPDKELLFALFFGQTGLKNISNTPYWTSSENDANQGWQISFDYSGGTSRQKNMAVTHKDEQLNVRCYRKIR, from the coding sequence ATGAATTTCAAATATTTCTTATTCTCTATCATCGCAACATCTCTTTTTGCCCAAAGCACCCCTACTCTTTATTCTCTTTTAGGAGATAAGCTTTATGATGCAAACTCTAAATTTGAAACTTTTGCAGAGGATAAAACACTAGAACCAAAAATCACTCTTTATACTAGTAAAAGCGAATCGGTACTCCAACAAGGTTTATATATGGAAGCCAAAGAAACTATTACTTTGGAAGAAAAAGATGCATACCTCAAATCTTTACGTTCTCTTGAAAAAGAGTACGTTGAAATTATCCGTTTATTACAAGTCATGGTATTAAAAAGTATCCATAATAATGATTACAATACCTTTACTCATCTTGCAAAAAGTGATTTATCCGATATCTGGCTATCCTATAGTATCACCGATGAGGCTAAAATATTTTACGAAAACAACCAAGCAAAAGAGAGACTTCCTTTGCTTGAAAAATGGATATATCCTCAATTAACACCTAATAAAGTTGAAGCAGCCAAAATAGATGACATCACAGGTCTCTATATTGCAAAAGACTCACCCCAGCCTACAATCATGTGGCAAGATAACAACGATACAATAAGTATCAAAAAAAATTATAATAATGCAATAAATTATTGTAAAGAACTCACTTTAAACGGCTACAATGATTGGAATTTACCGGATAAAGAACTTCTATTTGCCCTCTTCTTTGGACAAACGGGTTTAAAAAATATTTCAAATACCCCCTATTGGACTTCATCTGAAAATGATGCTAATCAAGGGTGGCAAATATCTTTTGACTATTCAGGCGGTACAAGCCGTCAAAAAAATATGGCAGTTACCCATAAAGATGAACAGTTAAATGTACGATGCTATCGAAAAATTCGGTAA